In a genomic window of Salvelinus fontinalis isolate EN_2023a chromosome 7, ASM2944872v1, whole genome shotgun sequence:
- the LOC129858864 gene encoding C5a anaphylatoxin chemotactic receptor 1 — translation MNLVNTSQWFLTQPSPSPAGPSKGLGCTNTWQAETGRITQMVITILIFLVGVSLNSLVVYALAWRGRGRLTRRGSLGKGETRGASSFRVYVVNLAFADLVLLLRTPLMLAYLAHGCSWPMGKLVCRLVVFLRGLGLYAAAFLLCAVAVERCLCLLRPVWSSLKRPRWAVPLVCGVLWGLAAALAAPYLHTADLLEINGTTQCLESLGYSKGLFVTETVAGFILPLTVFLVSNVAVLWSARQAGGAGPTSPTSSSATARQMARLYRVLFLTMLLFLSCWVPYFTCRFLRALAAGRADRAGLYRASFTGAYISLFLVYLKSSLNPVLYVFAARGLGRTVRASLPSTIERVFNDDLSDSKSRRTLRRDDSQI, via the exons ATGAACCTTGTGAACACCAGCCAGTGGTTCCTGACGCAGCCCTCTCCCAGCCCAGCAGGACCCAGTAAAGGACTGGGCTGTACTAATACCTGGCAGGCAGAGACAGGTCGCATCACTCAGATGGTAATCACCATACTCATCTTCCTG GTGGGCGTGTCCTTGAACAGCCTAGTGGTGTACGCGTTGGCCTGGCGTGGGCGTGGCCGCCTGACGAGGCGTGGCAGCTTGGGCAAAGGGGAGACGCGTGGCGCCAGCAGCTTCCGTGTCTACGTAGTGAACCTGGCGTTTGCTGACCTGGTTCTCCTCCTCCGCACCCCCCTGATGCTGGCGTACCTGGCCCACGGCTGTAGCTGGCCCATGGGGAAACTGGTCTGCCGCCTGGTGGTATTCCTGAGAGGCCTGGGGCTATACGCTGCGGCCTTCCTGCTGTGTGCCGTGGCTGTGGAGAGATGTCTGTGTCTCCTCAGGCCGGTCTGGTCCAGTCTGAAGCGTCCTCGCTGGGCGGTTCCTCTGGTGTGTGGTGTCCTGTGGGGTTTGGCTGCTGCCCTGGCTgccccctacctccacactgccgACCTGCTGGAGATCAACGGTACTACCCAGTGTCTGGAGAGCCTAGGGTACAGCAAGGGGCTGTTTGTGACAGAGACGGTCGCTGGGTTCATCCTGCCGTTAACAGTGTTCCTGGTGAGCAACGTAGCCGTGCTGTGGAGCGCCAGGCAGGCAGGGGGCGCCGGACCGACCTCTCCAACCTCCTCTTCGGCGACTGCGAGACAGATGGCCAGGCTGTACCGGGTCCTCTTCCTCACCatgctcctcttcctctcctgctgGGTGCCCTACTTTACCTGCCGCTTCCTGCGGGCGCTGGCTGCAGGGCGGGCCGACCGGGCGGGGCTGTACCGGGCGTCGTTCACGGGGGCATATATCTCTCTGTTCCTGGTGTACCTGAAGAGCTCCCTGAACCCTGTCCTCTACGTGTTCGCTGCGCGAGGCCTGGGGCGCACCGTCCGCGCCTCGCTCCCCTCCACCATCGAGAGAGTCTTCAATGATGACTTGTCTGACTCCAAGAGTAGACGGACCCTAAGGAGGGACGATTCACAGATCTAG